The proteins below come from a single Gossypium raimondii isolate GPD5lz chromosome 2, ASM2569854v1, whole genome shotgun sequence genomic window:
- the LOC105788611 gene encoding probable pectinesterase/pectinesterase inhibitor 33: protein MEIKILLVFFVSLSSMLSTTLSRSTRSNITWWCNQTPHPEPCVYLMSHGSRRFAPKHMSQFRKIMVQLAFDRAVMTGKKVNEFGQSCENWKQKAAWRDCLKLFDNTILQLNTTLRGLESRRRMGCNDFDAQTWLSTALTNIQTCEAGFMDFNVSDFFTPSSSNNISQMISNSLAVNGIFLRKRNLTQVFPGWLSRHHKRLLLSSTKAHIVVAKDGSGNFRTVQAALDAAAKRKRYTRFIIHVKRGVYRENIEVSSANRNVMLVGDGMKRTIITSSRSAKTGYTIYSSATAGIDGPGFIARDITFSNTAGPTKGQAVALRSASDLSVFYRCAIVGYQDTLMVHSQRQFYRECYIYGTVDIIFGNAAVVLQSCSIFARRPLKGQANIITAQGRGDPYQNTGIAIHNSRILAANDLKPVVHAFNTYLGRPWQQYSRTVVLKTYLDSLVSPAGWSKWGHSDFALGTLYYGEYKNYGPSSSIKWRVKWPGFHVITSPSVASRFTVNSLIAGGTWLPTTGVPFTAGL, encoded by the exons ATGGAGATCAAGATATTGTTAGTCTTTTTCGTATCACTCTCTTCAATGTTATCCACTACACTTTCTAGGAGTACGAGAAGCAATATAACATGGTGGTGCAACCAAACTCCTCACCCTGAACCATGCGTATATTTGATGAGCCACGGCAGCCGTCGTTTTGCTCCCAAACACATGTCTCAATTTCGGAAGATAATGGTTCAACTGGCCTTTGATCGAGCCGTTATGACCGGAAAGAAAGTCAACGAGTTTGGACAGAGCTGTGAGAATTGGAAGCAGAAGGCAGCATGGAGAGATTGTCTCAAGCTCTTCGATAATACCATTCTTCAACTCAACACTACTTTACGAGGCCTAGAGAGCAGGAGGAGGATGGGCTGCAATGATTTCGATGCACAAACATGGCTTAGCACAGCACTGACCAATATCCAAACATGCGAAGCTGGGTTCATGGAtttcaatgtttctgatttTTTCACTCCCTCTTCATCCAATAACATATCCCAGATGATTAGCAATAGTTTAGCTGTTAATGGGATTTTCTTGCGTAAGAGAAACCTTACACAAGTTTTTCCTGGTTGGCTCTCCAGGCACCATAAGCGCCTATTGCTATCTTCAACCAAGGCGCATATTGTGGTGGCCAAAGATGGGTCGGGAAATTTTAGGACCGTTCAAGCTGCTCTAGATGCTGCCGCAAAGAGGAAAAGGTATACCAGGTTTATCATACATGTGAAAAGAGGTGTTTATCGGGAGAATATTGAGGTTTCCAGCGCTAACCGTAACGTTATGCTGGTTGGTGACGGCATGAAACGTACAATCATCACCAGTAGCCGGAGTGCTAAAACAGGTTACACTATCTACAGCTCTGCAACTGCTG GGATCGATGGCCCTGGATTCATTGCTCGGGACATAACATTCAGTAACACAGCAGGTCCAACAAAAGGCCAAGCAGTTGCTCTCCGTTCGGCATCAGATCTCTCAGTCTTCTACAGATGTGCCATCGTGGGATATCAAGACACCCTCATGGTACATTCACAGCGGCAATTCTACCGAGAATGTTATATCTATGGCACTGTAGACATCATATTCGGCAATGCAGCAGTAGTCTTGCAAAGCTGCTCAATCTTTGCTAGAAGGCCCCTAAAAGGACAGGCAAACATAATCACTGCACAAGGCCGTGGTGACCCTTACCAAAACACCGGGATCGCAATCCATAATTCGAGAATCTTAGCTGCAAATGATCTTAAACCAGTGGTTCATGCATTCAACACATACTTAGGGAGGCCATGGCAGCAGTATTCTCGAACAGTTGTcctcaaaacttatcttgacaGCTTAGTTAGTCCTGCAGGATGGTCGAAATGGGGCCATTCTGATTTTGCTCTTGGTACATTGTATTATGGGGAGTACAAGAATTATGGACCGTCTTCTTCAATTAAATGGAGGGTCAAATGGCCTGGCTTTCATGTGATAACTAGCCCAAGTGTGGCATCACGTTTCACTGTTAATAGCCTTATTGCTGGCGGGACATGGTTACCCACCACTGGTGTACCATTCACTGCTGGCCTCTGA